In Gemmatimonadales bacterium, one DNA window encodes the following:
- a CDS encoding glycosyltransferase family 2 protein, which produces MSNRSMLSVVVPLYNEEESVGALVDAVREALGIERAWELVLVDDGSRDRTAAVARDLAARDDRVRLVELARNYGQTQAMQAGFDAARGDTVVSMDGDLQNDPADIPSLAAKLEEGYDLVAGYRLRRQDKLITRKVPSWVANRLIRAITGVQIRDNGCSLKAYRRSTLQHLHLYSDMHRFLPAVAAATTGARITEVPVRHHARRFGQSKYGLSRILKILADLLTITMIAWFRERPIVMFGLGAAGAFAAGIAFLAGSFAAAAELRESMANAYVFPAAALLCFMLACYLLMLGLIGEVAVWKAREREHLLPNVVERPL; this is translated from the coding sequence ATGTCGAACCGCTCCATGCTGTCCGTCGTGGTCCCCCTCTACAACGAGGAGGAGAGCGTCGGCGCGCTGGTTGACGCCGTTCGAGAGGCGCTCGGCATCGAGCGCGCGTGGGAGCTGGTGCTGGTGGATGACGGGAGCCGCGACCGCACCGCCGCCGTCGCCCGCGATCTCGCCGCGCGCGACGATCGGGTGCGGTTGGTGGAATTGGCACGCAACTACGGCCAGACCCAGGCGATGCAGGCCGGCTTCGACGCGGCGCGGGGCGATACGGTGGTGAGCATGGACGGCGACCTGCAGAACGATCCGGCCGACATCCCCTCGCTCGCCGCCAAGCTCGAGGAGGGCTACGACCTCGTCGCCGGCTACCGCCTGCGCCGGCAGGACAAGCTCATCACCCGCAAGGTGCCCTCGTGGGTGGCGAACCGGCTGATCCGCGCGATTACGGGGGTGCAGATTCGCGACAACGGCTGCTCGCTCAAGGCGTACCGCCGCTCCACCCTCCAGCACCTGCACCTCTACTCCGACATGCATCGCTTCCTGCCCGCGGTGGCGGCCGCGACGACCGGCGCGCGGATCACCGAGGTGCCGGTGCGACACCACGCGCGCCGCTTCGGCCAGAGCAAGTATGGCCTCTCGCGCATCCTCAAGATCCTCGCCGATCTGCTCACGATCACGATGATCGCCTGGTTCCGCGAGCGGCCCATCGTGATGTTCGGGCTCGGCGCCGCGGGCGCGTTCGCCGCGGGCATCGCGTTTCTCGCCGGCTCGTTTGCCGCCGCGGCCGAGCTGCGCGAGAGCATGGCGAACGCATATGTCTTTCCCGCGGCCGCGCTCCTCTGCTTCATGCTCGCCTGCTACCTGCTCATGCTCGGCCTGATCGGCGAGGTCGCCGTCTGGAAGGCGCGCGAGCGCGAGCACCTGCTGCCCAACGTGGTGGAGCGGCCGCTGTGA
- a CDS encoding ABC transporter permease — MTRPLAPDTSPAVAAAPPPAAPTLSATAPSAANSPDPERSVTADLAEVLSDFWNYRELLLQLTRRDIRIRYKQAVMGFGWAVFMPILVVLAGVLVRAAMAHLSHSTLDVQHIAGLAVKALPWSFFVGAIGFATASLVGNTNLVTKIYFPREVLPISATLAQAFDTAIGTVAVALILPFLGVRPTFALLWVPVLAVLTFVFTAGTSLFLGCANLFFRDVKYIVQVLLTFGIFFTPVFFEPAMFGPTGARLMMLNPLSPMLEGLRLAVVGGHNLLLPLVETGSAGREILVWSPWYLLYGALWGVAGLLASALLFHRLEFKFAEYI, encoded by the coding sequence ATGACGCGCCCACTCGCGCCTGACACGTCGCCTGCCGTGGCCGCGGCGCCCCCGCCCGCCGCCCCCACGCTGTCAGCCACCGCCCCCTCGGCCGCCAACAGTCCCGATCCCGAGCGGAGCGTCACCGCCGATCTGGCCGAGGTCCTGAGCGACTTCTGGAATTATCGCGAGCTGCTGCTCCAGCTCACCCGGCGCGACATCCGCATCCGGTACAAGCAGGCCGTCATGGGTTTCGGCTGGGCCGTGTTCATGCCCATTCTCGTAGTGCTGGCGGGTGTGCTGGTTCGCGCGGCGATGGCCCACCTCTCCCACTCCACGCTCGACGTGCAGCACATCGCGGGGCTCGCGGTGAAGGCGCTGCCGTGGTCGTTCTTCGTGGGGGCGATCGGCTTCGCCACCGCGAGCCTCGTGGGCAACACCAACCTCGTGACCAAGATCTACTTCCCGCGTGAGGTGCTGCCGATCTCGGCCACGCTGGCGCAGGCGTTCGACACGGCCATCGGCACCGTCGCGGTCGCCCTCATCCTGCCATTCCTCGGCGTTCGGCCCACGTTCGCGCTCCTCTGGGTGCCGGTGCTCGCGGTGCTCACCTTCGTCTTCACCGCGGGCACGAGCCTCTTTCTCGGGTGCGCCAATCTCTTCTTCCGCGACGTGAAGTACATCGTGCAGGTGCTGCTCACGTTCGGCATTTTTTTCACGCCGGTCTTCTTCGAGCCCGCCATGTTCGGCCCGACCGGTGCCAGGCTCATGATGCTGAATCCGCTCTCACCGATGCTCGAGGGGCTCCGCCTCGCCGTCGTGGGGGGCCACAATCTGCTCCTGCCGCTGGTCGAAACCGGCTCGGCCGGCCGCGAGATTCTAGTATGGAGCCCGTGGTATCTCCTCTACGGCGCGCTCTGGGGCGTAGCAGGACTGCTCGCGAGCGCGCTCCTCTTCCATCGCCTCGAGTTCAAGTTCGCCGAATACATCTGA